In Morococcus cerebrosus, a single genomic region encodes these proteins:
- a CDS encoding Gfo/Idh/MocA family oxidoreductase: MQKIKIGLAGFGMSAQVFHLPFWRADARFEVVRVFERSGNRAQEVLPQAQTVRSFVELLTDDVDLVVITTPNQTHFDFAAQALRAGKNVVVEKPLCATAAQALELAELAERQGVLLTVYQNRRWDSAPLTAKKLLSDDLLGEIVDAEFRFERYAAALNKKRWKETGEAGVGLVYDLGSHLMDMAVDVFGMPDELYADVRYQHEGAVSDDNFYIALYYADGKKVALTASKYAREPLPFMTLHGKRGSYVKQNADNQEALLLGGAQPVGAWNREPEDEWGILHTEIDGVVVRKTIESVSGNYAAFYENLYDALQGKSPAAVQPRQVAEVLWLLEKVYESAKSGCRVKV, from the coding sequence ATGCAGAAAATCAAAATCGGATTGGCGGGGTTCGGCATGTCGGCGCAGGTGTTTCATCTGCCGTTTTGGCGTGCGGATGCGCGGTTTGAAGTCGTGCGCGTGTTTGAACGCAGCGGCAATAGGGCGCAGGAAGTCCTGCCGCAGGCGCAGACCGTGCGTTCGTTTGTGGAGTTGCTTACCGACGATGTGGATTTGGTGGTCATTACCACGCCGAACCAAACGCATTTCGATTTTGCCGCTCAGGCTTTGCGTGCAGGTAAAAATGTGGTGGTGGAAAAACCGTTGTGCGCCACGGCGGCGCAAGCCTTGGAACTGGCGGAACTTGCCGAGCGGCAGGGCGTATTGCTGACCGTTTACCAAAACCGCCGCTGGGACAGCGCGCCGCTGACCGCCAAAAAACTGCTTTCAGACGACCTTTTGGGCGAAATTGTGGATGCAGAGTTCCGTTTCGAGCGTTATGCGGCTGCATTGAACAAAAAACGCTGGAAGGAAACCGGCGAGGCGGGCGTGGGGCTGGTGTACGATTTGGGTTCGCACCTCATGGATATGGCGGTCGATGTTTTCGGGATGCCCGACGAGCTTTATGCCGACGTGCGCTATCAGCATGAAGGAGCAGTCAGCGACGACAATTTCTATATCGCGCTCTATTACGCCGACGGCAAAAAAGTCGCCCTGACTGCAAGCAAATATGCCCGCGAACCTTTGCCGTTCATGACCTTGCACGGCAAACGCGGGTCATACGTCAAACAAAACGCCGACAACCAAGAAGCCCTGCTGCTCGGCGGCGCGCAACCCGTCGGAGCGTGGAACCGTGAGCCGGAAGACGAATGGGGCATCCTGCATACAGAAATCGACGGGGTGGTCGTCCGCAAAACAATCGAAAGCGTCAGCGGCAATTATGCGGCGTTTTATGAAAACCTTTATGACGCGCTGCAAGGCAAATCTCCCGCAGCGGTGCAGCCGCGCCAAGTGGCGGAGGTGCTGTGGTTGCTGGAAAAAGTATATGAAAGCGCGAAATCAGGATGTAGGGTGAAGGTGTAG
- the rbfA gene encoding 30S ribosome-binding factor RbfA, with translation MRKPQRGYARQDRVKEQIMRELAELVRTGLKDPRAGFITINEVEVTRDYSHATVFYTVLDDSTRDITEEALEHAKGHLRSELAKRIKLFKTPELHFKYDESLERGMSISSLIDQVAAEKPVED, from the coding sequence ATGAGAAAACCGCAACGCGGCTATGCCCGCCAAGACCGTGTCAAAGAACAAATCATGCGCGAACTGGCCGAGCTGGTCCGCACCGGCCTGAAAGACCCGCGCGCAGGCTTCATCACCATCAACGAAGTCGAAGTCACCCGCGATTACAGCCACGCCACCGTGTTCTACACCGTCCTCGACGACAGCACCCGTGACATCACCGAAGAAGCCTTGGAACACGCCAAAGGCCACTTGCGCAGCGAATTGGCGAAACGCATCAAACTCTTCAAAACGCCCGAACTGCACTTCAAATACGACGAATCGCTCGAACGCGGCATGAGCATTTCCAGCCTCATCGACCAAGTAGCGGCGGAAAAGCCGGTGGAAGATTAA
- the truB gene encoding tRNA pseudouridine(55) synthase TruB, protein MTAKPAKRPVNGVLLLDKPEGLSSNTALQKARRLYNAEKAGHTGVLDPLATGLLPVCFGEATKFAQYLLDADKAYTATLKLGEASSTGDAEGEIIATARADISLAEFQTACQALTGNIRQVPPMFSALKYEGKPLYEYARKGIVIERKPRDITIYAIDITEFDAPKAVIDVRCSKGTYIRTLSEDIAKHIGTFAHLTALRRTETAGFSIRESHTLEALAELNETERDALLLPCDVLVRHFPKIELNDRAVTMLKCGQRPQFTEDISANQPIRVYDKSGIFIGLVEYQKEIGRLKALRLMNTAKD, encoded by the coding sequence ATGACCGCCAAACCCGCCAAACGCCCCGTCAACGGCGTCCTCCTGCTCGACAAGCCCGAAGGACTTTCCAGCAATACCGCCCTGCAAAAAGCCCGCCGTCTCTACAACGCCGAGAAAGCGGGGCATACCGGCGTACTCGATCCTTTGGCGACCGGACTTTTGCCCGTCTGCTTCGGCGAAGCGACCAAGTTCGCCCAATACTTGCTGGATGCCGACAAAGCCTACACCGCCACGCTGAAACTTGGCGAAGCCAGCAGCACGGGGGACGCCGAAGGCGAAATCATCGCCACCGCCCGCGCTGATATTTCCTTAGCCGAATTTCAGACGGCATGCCAAGCCCTGACAGGCAACATCCGCCAAGTGCCGCCGATGTTTTCTGCCCTCAAATACGAAGGCAAACCGCTGTACGAATACGCCCGCAAAGGCATCGTTATCGAACGCAAACCGCGCGACATCACCATTTACGCCATTGATATTACCGAGTTTGACGCGCCCAAAGCCGTCATCGACGTACGTTGCAGCAAAGGCACCTACATCCGCACCCTCAGCGAAGACATAGCCAAACACATCGGCACGTTCGCCCACCTGACCGCCCTGCGCCGCACCGAAACCGCCGGTTTCTCCATCCGCGAAAGCCACACGCTCGAAGCCTTGGCAGAATTAAACGAAACCGAACGCGACGCCCTGCTCCTGCCCTGCGACGTTTTAGTGCGGCACTTTCCCAAAATCGAACTGAACGACCGTGCCGTAACCATGCTCAAATGCGGCCAACGCCCGCAGTTTACCGAGGACATCTCCGCCAATCAGCCCATCCGCGTTTACGACAAGAGCGGAATATTTATCGGCTTGGTGGAATACCAAAAAGAAATCGGCCGCCTCAAAGCCCTGCGGCTGATGAACACGGCGAAAGACTGA
- a CDS encoding polynucleotide adenylyltransferase PcnB, with protein MLKKWLNKVLSGRQSRQTEVRKEIIPAEEYRISADMISFAAEKTVKRLQEEGFKAYIVGGAVRDMLLGVEPKDFDVATDATPEQVRKIFRRSRIIGRRFQIVHVMTGPETIEVTTFRGGGKVQQNAHGRIMKDNTYGSIEEDAMRRDFTCNALYYDPIREEILDFHNGVNDIAARSLVMIGDAAERYREDPVRILRAVRLSGKLGFSVEESTAAPIPEYAGHLKHEPVARLFDEIMKLLFSGHARECLKKLNSLGVSDDIHPLLTALKSAEKPENRIISLALKNTDERLRQDKSVSVGFVLAAVLWPDVNRRWQRNLAQGQKPAPALTDAIESLRSDVEKGWGVPQRFAATMREIWQFQPQFEQMRGARPHRLLAQQRFRAAYDFLVLRGEVGEIDRQTVEWWNSFQHADEGLRNEMTTNHARAQGNEGVKKKRRRRPRKKKTEQGQ; from the coding sequence ATGTTGAAAAAATGGCTGAACAAAGTTTTGTCCGGCAGACAGAGCAGGCAAACCGAGGTTCGCAAAGAAATCATCCCCGCTGAAGAATACCGTATCAGCGCGGATATGATCAGTTTTGCAGCGGAAAAAACCGTCAAACGTTTGCAAGAGGAAGGATTCAAAGCCTATATCGTAGGTGGGGCGGTCAGGGATATGCTGTTGGGTGTAGAGCCTAAAGACTTCGATGTCGCCACCGATGCTACGCCGGAGCAGGTGAGAAAAATTTTTCGCCGCAGCCGCATCATCGGCAGACGTTTTCAAATCGTCCATGTCATGACAGGTCCGGAAACCATAGAAGTAACGACATTCCGCGGCGGCGGCAAGGTGCAGCAAAACGCGCACGGCAGGATTATGAAAGACAACACTTATGGCAGCATAGAAGAAGATGCGATGCGCCGAGACTTTACCTGCAATGCGTTGTATTACGATCCGATACGCGAAGAAATTTTGGATTTCCATAACGGCGTCAACGATATAGCCGCCAGAAGCCTGGTTATGATAGGCGATGCTGCGGAGCGGTATCGTGAAGATCCTGTCCGTATCCTGCGCGCCGTACGCTTGTCGGGCAAACTTGGCTTTTCGGTGGAAGAATCCACTGCCGCTCCGATTCCGGAGTATGCTGGTCATCTGAAACACGAACCTGTCGCCCGCCTGTTTGACGAAATCATGAAGCTGCTGTTTTCCGGCCATGCGCGGGAATGTTTGAAAAAACTTAACAGCTTGGGTGTTTCAGACGACATCCATCCGCTTTTGACTGCGTTAAAATCGGCGGAAAAGCCTGAAAACCGCATTATTTCGCTTGCACTGAAAAACACTGACGAGCGGCTGCGTCAGGACAAATCGGTTTCAGTCGGCTTCGTCTTGGCTGCCGTATTGTGGCCGGATGTCAACCGACGCTGGCAACGGAATCTGGCACAGGGGCAAAAGCCTGCGCCTGCTCTGACAGACGCTATCGAATCCCTGCGGAGCGATGTTGAAAAAGGTTGGGGCGTGCCGCAGCGTTTTGCCGCGACCATGCGGGAAATTTGGCAGTTCCAACCCCAATTCGAACAGATGCGCGGCGCCCGTCCGCACCGCCTGCTCGCGCAGCAGCGTTTCCGGGCTGCTTACGACTTTCTGGTGTTGCGCGGCGAAGTGGGCGAGATTGACCGCCAAACGGTCGAATGGTGGAACAGTTTCCAGCATGCCGATGAGGGTTTGCGCAACGAAATGACGACAAACCATGCTCGTGCGCAGGGCAATGAAGGTGTGAAAAAGAAACGCCGCCGCCGTCCGCGCAAAAAGAAAACGGAACAAGGGCAATAG
- a CDS encoding class 1 fructose-bisphosphatase, protein MTTFAQFLPEHLQQNALPEQLGSVLESVISACSEISGKVRLGALSGVLGMAGTGNIQGEDQKKLDVIANDILIRILKDNPSVAGLASEEEDTFVAAHPDGRYLVLFDPLDGSSNIDVNISVGTIFSILEKPEGDLETASFLQKGRDQVAAGYVLYGPQTQLVLTVGHGVSVFTLDEDGNFVMTKENPRVPETTKEFAINMSNRRHWLPPVQRYIDELLAGETDSRGKNYNMRWVASMVAEIHRILMRGGVFMYPQDKRDLSKPGKLRLMYEANPMSLILEQAGGAAFDGQIDMLDVKPVGLHQRVAVFMGSKEEVDYIRKLHQA, encoded by the coding sequence ATGACCACATTCGCGCAATTCCTTCCGGAACATTTACAGCAAAACGCCCTGCCCGAACAATTAGGCAGCGTATTGGAATCCGTCATCTCCGCCTGCAGCGAAATCAGCGGAAAAGTCCGCCTGGGCGCGCTTTCAGGCGTTTTGGGCATGGCAGGTACGGGCAACATCCAAGGTGAAGACCAAAAAAAACTCGACGTTATCGCCAACGATATTCTCATCCGTATCTTAAAAGACAATCCGTCTGTTGCCGGTTTGGCAAGCGAAGAGGAAGACACTTTTGTCGCCGCCCATCCTGACGGACGCTATTTGGTTTTGTTCGACCCGCTGGACGGCTCGTCCAACATTGATGTCAACATCTCCGTCGGCACAATTTTTTCCATTTTGGAGAAACCCGAAGGCGATTTGGAAACGGCGTCATTTTTGCAGAAAGGCCGAGACCAAGTTGCCGCAGGTTATGTTTTATACGGCCCGCAAACCCAACTGGTCTTGACCGTCGGACACGGCGTTTCCGTCTTTACTTTGGATGAGGACGGCAATTTTGTGATGACCAAAGAAAATCCGCGCGTTCCCGAAACCACCAAAGAATTTGCCATCAATATGTCCAACCGCCGCCATTGGCTGCCGCCCGTCCAACGTTATATCGACGAATTGCTGGCAGGTGAAACCGACAGTCGCGGTAAAAACTACAATATGCGCTGGGTTGCCAGCATGGTTGCCGAAATCCACCGCATCCTGATGCGCGGCGGCGTGTTCATGTATCCTCAAGACAAACGCGACCTCTCCAAACCGGGCAAACTGCGTCTGATGTACGAAGCCAACCCGATGAGCCTGATTTTGGAACAGGCAGGCGGAGCGGCTTTCGACGGACAAATCGACATGCTGGATGTCAAGCCGGTCGGATTGCACCAACGCGTCGCCGTCTTCATGGGCAGCAAAGAAGAAGTGGACTATATCCGCAAACTTCATCAAGCCTGA
- the bioB gene encoding biotin synthase BioB — MTISPVALRRKTERKPHPTARYWKKCDVEALFGLPFLDLVYQAAEIHRQNFNPREIQLSTLLSIKTGGCPEDCAYCPQSAHHNTNLGKEQMMDVDEIVEKAKIAKSRGASRFCMGAAWRGPKPKDVETVSAIIKAVKGLGMETCGTFGMLEDGMAEDFKKAGLDYYNHNLDTDPDRYNDIIHTRKHEDRMDTLGKVRNAGLKVCCGGIVGMNETRAERAGLIASLANLDPQPESVPINQLVKVEGTPLADAEDLDWTEFVRTIAVARITMPHSYVRLSAGRSSMPESMQAMCFMAGANSIFYGDKLLTTENPDEDGDRLLMEKLDLYPLRFELEEEYEAAQETPKIKVDY; from the coding sequence ATGACCATCTCTCCCGTCGCCTTGCGCCGTAAGACCGAGCGCAAGCCGCATCCGACCGCGCGCTATTGGAAAAAATGCGATGTCGAAGCCCTGTTCGGACTTCCCTTCCTCGACCTCGTTTACCAAGCCGCCGAAATCCACCGCCAAAATTTCAACCCGCGCGAAATCCAGCTTTCCACCCTGTTGTCCATCAAAACCGGCGGCTGCCCCGAAGACTGCGCCTACTGCCCGCAATCGGCGCACCACAACACCAATCTGGGCAAAGAGCAGATGATGGATGTGGACGAAATCGTCGAAAAAGCCAAAATCGCCAAATCGCGCGGCGCAAGCCGTTTCTGCATGGGCGCGGCATGGCGCGGCCCCAAACCGAAAGACGTGGAGACGGTTTCCGCAATCATCAAAGCCGTGAAGGGTTTGGGCATGGAAACCTGCGGCACCTTTGGTATGCTCGAAGACGGTATGGCGGAAGACTTCAAAAAAGCAGGTTTGGATTACTACAACCACAACCTCGATACCGACCCCGACCGCTACAACGACATCATCCATACCCGCAAACACGAAGACCGCATGGACACCTTGGGCAAAGTTCGCAACGCCGGTTTGAAAGTCTGCTGCGGCGGCATCGTCGGCATGAACGAGACCCGCGCCGAGCGTGCCGGACTGATTGCCAGCCTCGCCAACCTCGACCCGCAGCCCGAAAGCGTACCGATTAACCAGTTGGTTAAAGTGGAAGGCACGCCGCTGGCCGATGCCGAAGATTTGGATTGGACGGAGTTCGTCCGTACCATCGCCGTGGCGCGGATTACCATGCCGCACAGCTATGTCCGCCTTTCCGCCGGACGCTCGAGTATGCCCGAATCCATGCAGGCAATGTGTTTCATGGCGGGTGCGAACTCGATTTTCTACGGCGACAAGCTCTTAACCACCGAAAACCCCGACGAAGACGGCGACCGCCTGCTGATGGAAAAGCTGGATTTGTATCCGCTGCGGTTTGAGTTGGAAGAAGAATACGAAGCGGCGCAGGAAACGCCCAAGATTAAGGTCGATTATTAA
- the yddG gene encoding aromatic amino acid DMT transporter YddG, with protein MFRLTAYPISPKQATFIGLFAVCFWSSVIGLIRTLSLHMGAVGGAAVMYSLATILLLLIFGKPDLRRFSRNYLFWAGIFFVGCELCLSLSIGYADNARQTVEIGMVNYLWPTFTIIGAVWFNKQPAKWWIAIGFALSFIGIAIVLGGEGGLSPAHIYRNVLANPAGYIMALLDALFWAAYCTLTARVKAQGNAVGFFFFLVSCVLWAKYFAGSYGSLNFDTESVLYALAAASCMGLGYAVWNIGISRGNMTVLAGASYFIPVFSALISSFLLDAPLPTEFWQGAAMVCIGSAVCWLATQKKA; from the coding sequence ATGTTCCGTCTTACCGCCTATCCCATCTCCCCGAAACAGGCCACCTTCATCGGCCTTTTCGCCGTCTGTTTTTGGAGTTCCGTTATCGGGTTAATCCGTACCTTGAGCCTGCACATGGGGGCGGTAGGCGGCGCAGCAGTCATGTACAGCCTTGCCACGATATTGCTGCTGCTGATTTTCGGCAAACCCGATTTGCGCCGCTTCAGCCGGAATTACCTTTTTTGGGCAGGTATCTTTTTTGTCGGCTGCGAATTGTGCCTGTCCCTTTCCATCGGATATGCGGACAACGCCAGACAAACCGTCGAAATCGGCATGGTCAATTATTTATGGCCGACTTTTACCATCATCGGCGCTGTCTGGTTTAACAAACAGCCGGCAAAATGGTGGATCGCCATAGGCTTTGCACTATCCTTCATCGGCATTGCCATTGTCTTGGGCGGGGAAGGCGGATTGTCCCCAGCCCATATTTACCGCAATGTCCTCGCCAATCCCGCAGGCTATATCATGGCGCTCTTGGACGCGCTGTTTTGGGCGGCATATTGCACACTGACCGCGCGGGTTAAGGCGCAGGGTAATGCCGTCGGCTTTTTCTTTTTCCTCGTTTCCTGCGTTCTGTGGGCAAAATATTTTGCAGGCAGCTACGGCAGCCTCAATTTCGATACCGAATCAGTCTTATATGCGCTTGCTGCCGCATCCTGTATGGGTTTGGGCTATGCAGTGTGGAACATCGGCATCTCGCGCGGCAACATGACCGTTTTGGCAGGAGCATCTTATTTTATCCCCGTTTTCTCCGCCCTGATTTCATCCTTCCTGCTCGACGCACCGCTTCCTACGGAATTTTGGCAAGGTGCGGCGATGGTATGCATCGGATCGGCCGTATGCTGGTTGGCAACACAAAAGAAAGCATGA
- a CDS encoding sulfate ABC transporter substrate-binding protein codes for MTVRTTALFAAAVLAACSPQSEQNTASPSSPAADGKGVKLLNVSYDVARDFYKEYNPLFVKEYQSKHKGADIDIQQSHGGSSKQALSVANGLAADVVTMNQTSDIDLLAQKGLIKPDWAKRLPDNAVPYTSVTVFLVRKGNPKQIKDWNDLAKDGVKIVLANPKTSGNGRYAFLGAYAYGLKANNGDEAKAQEFAASVLKNTPVFENGGRAATTTFSQRNIGDVLVTFENEANHVSKKLTQDQFEIVYPSYTILSETPVAVVDSVADKKGTQEAAKEYLEYLWSKPAQELAAKLYLRPRNAEVFAAHKADFPEIETFSPNEKFGTWDEIMKKFFADGGLVDKLSPKR; via the coding sequence ATGACTGTCCGCACAACCGCCCTTTTCGCCGCCGCCGTTTTAGCGGCATGCTCGCCGCAATCTGAACAAAACACCGCTTCACCGTCTTCTCCTGCGGCAGACGGCAAAGGTGTCAAACTGTTGAATGTTTCTTATGATGTGGCACGAGATTTTTATAAGGAATACAACCCTTTGTTTGTCAAAGAATATCAAAGCAAACACAAGGGCGCAGACATAGACATTCAACAGTCGCACGGCGGTTCCAGCAAGCAGGCATTGTCTGTTGCCAACGGCCTGGCGGCGGATGTCGTTACCATGAACCAGACTTCCGACATCGATTTGTTGGCTCAAAAAGGGCTGATTAAACCCGATTGGGCAAAACGTCTGCCGGATAATGCCGTTCCCTATACCAGCGTAACCGTTTTCCTTGTCCGCAAAGGCAATCCCAAACAAATCAAAGACTGGAACGACTTAGCGAAAGACGGTGTCAAAATCGTACTCGCCAACCCGAAAACTTCCGGCAATGGCCGCTATGCTTTCCTTGGCGCATATGCTTACGGATTGAAAGCAAACAACGGCGATGAGGCCAAAGCGCAGGAATTTGCCGCTTCCGTCCTGAAAAATACGCCTGTGTTTGAAAACGGCGGACGTGCCGCCACGACAACATTCAGTCAGCGCAATATCGGCGACGTTTTGGTTACCTTTGAAAACGAGGCGAATCACGTCAGTAAAAAACTGACCCAAGATCAGTTTGAAATCGTTTATCCGAGCTATACCATTCTGTCTGAAACCCCTGTTGCCGTCGTGGACAGCGTTGCCGACAAGAAAGGTACGCAGGAAGCCGCTAAGGAATATTTGGAATATCTATGGAGCAAACCCGCGCAGGAGCTTGCCGCCAAACTTTACCTGCGTCCGCGCAATGCCGAAGTCTTCGCCGCGCACAAAGCAGATTTCCCCGAAATCGAAACCTTCAGCCCCAACGAAAAATTCGGTACATGGGATGAAATCATGAAAAAATTCTTCGCTGACGGAGGTCTGGTCGATAAACTGTCGCCCAAAAGATAA
- a CDS encoding NAD(P)H-hydrate epimerase → MKIYTAAEMREHEQMAVDKGTIFEQLMENAGQAAAADLLRRFPKAGSALIVCGKGNNGGDGLVIARVLSEQDWQVDVVFVLGDKLSPLAQLNRERLNHSDGVSFIRPDELEGRLKTGYDLVIEGIFGTGFSGALPETAAAVCRLLNQADGFKIALDIPTGLNCDTGEADKDTFRADLTYAFAAYKPAHMIDAGKAYCGETVCLDIGIE, encoded by the coding sequence ATGAAAATCTACACCGCCGCAGAAATGCGCGAACACGAGCAAATGGCAGTCGATAAAGGCACGATTTTCGAGCAACTGATGGAAAACGCGGGACAAGCCGCCGCGGCAGATTTGCTGCGCCGTTTCCCCAAAGCAGGGAGCGCGTTAATCGTTTGCGGCAAGGGCAACAACGGCGGCGACGGTTTGGTCATCGCGCGCGTGTTGTCCGAACAGGATTGGCAGGTAGATGTCGTTTTCGTCTTGGGAGACAAACTGTCGCCGCTGGCGCAGTTGAACCGCGAGCGTTTGAATCATTCGGACGGCGTCAGCTTTATCCGCCCCGATGAACTGGAAGGCCGGCTGAAAACAGGTTACGACCTCGTTATCGAAGGCATTTTCGGAACAGGTTTCAGCGGAGCATTGCCCGAAACAGCCGCCGCCGTCTGCCGCCTGCTGAATCAAGCCGACGGCTTCAAAATCGCGTTAGACATCCCGACCGGGCTGAACTGCGACACCGGCGAAGCAGACAAAGACACCTTCCGCGCCGACCTAACTTACGCCTTCGCCGCCTACAAGCCCGCGCATATGATCGACGCAGGCAAAGCATATTGCGGCGAAACCGTGTGTTTGGATATTGGGATAGAGTAG
- a CDS encoding FeoA family protein, which yields MSAIPLSKLSKGAVAHIDSIVPNSTFGELDPLVTRRLADLGFSSGMPLQVIAVGGFGRGPFAVRLGNQSQFSLRQEEAGKIMCHVIDG from the coding sequence ATGTCTGCCATACCTTTGTCAAAACTCAGTAAAGGCGCAGTCGCGCACATCGACTCCATCGTCCCCAATTCGACTTTCGGCGAACTCGACCCGCTGGTTACACGCCGCCTTGCCGACTTGGGCTTTTCAAGTGGAATGCCGTTGCAAGTGATTGCCGTCGGCGGATTCGGACGCGGCCCGTTTGCCGTACGTTTGGGCAACCAGTCGCAATTCTCGTTACGGCAGGAAGAGGCGGGAAAAATTATGTGCCATGTGATTGACGGCTGA
- the feoB gene encoding ferrous iron transporter B, with protein sequence MELSYFALIGAPNCGKTVLFNGLTGAHAKVANYPGVTVDKREGAFLDDAAVRIIDLPGTYSLRTTSPDEAVAKDVAVGKLGIPPDAIIAVADATNLRMTLRMILELKTLGLPMVVSLNMSDVARRRGLNIDAAKLSELLDAPVLETVAVSASGVQAVREAVAKLPRKRSFPANPASAERTLEALESDKLYQEVESILAQVVRTQMTLPAWHKKLDDIVLHPVWGIIMLLVILFMVFQAVYTWAAPIMDAIEGGFTALGEWIGANMEPGILSDLLVNGVIAGMGSVLVFVPQITILFAFILLLEDSGYLPRAAFLLDNVMAKSGLSGRSFIPLLSSFACAVPAVMSARTINDPRERLVTIAVAPLLTCSARLPVYALIIAAVIPNRTVGGIFNLQGLTLFILYLAGILSAALAAYIMKRLARMKGNVQQFPLLMELPTFRTPNFKHIMTSLWDRVKAFLKRAGTIIFALAVVLWGLVSWPQPPAGATGAAIDYSLAGMLGHAIQPLFAPLGFTWEMCIAMIPGIAAREVVVAALGTVYAVSASSEDAVQNALIPIIHNNWGLPTAFAFLAWYVYAPMCAATLAVIKRETKSTKNMVMITGYLFLMAYFAAFVVYQITSRIL encoded by the coding sequence ATGGAACTAAGCTATTTTGCCTTGATTGGCGCGCCAAACTGCGGCAAAACCGTTTTATTCAACGGTTTGACCGGCGCACATGCCAAGGTTGCCAATTATCCGGGCGTAACGGTCGATAAGCGCGAGGGTGCCTTCCTCGACGATGCGGCCGTCCGCATTATCGACCTGCCGGGCACATACAGCTTACGCACGACCAGCCCCGACGAAGCGGTGGCGAAAGATGTCGCCGTAGGCAAGCTGGGCATTCCGCCCGACGCCATCATCGCCGTTGCCGACGCGACCAACCTGCGTATGACCCTGCGCATGATTTTGGAACTGAAAACGCTGGGACTGCCTATGGTGGTGTCGCTGAACATGAGCGACGTTGCCCGCAGAAGGGGTTTGAATATTGATGCCGCCAAACTGAGCGAGTTGTTGGATGCACCTGTTTTGGAAACAGTCGCAGTGAGCGCGTCGGGCGTACAGGCGGTACGCGAAGCCGTGGCGAAGCTGCCGCGCAAACGCTCTTTCCCCGCCAACCCCGCTTCTGCCGAACGCACGCTCGAGGCGCTGGAGAGCGACAAACTTTATCAAGAAGTCGAATCGATTTTGGCACAAGTGGTACGCACCCAGATGACGCTGCCCGCATGGCACAAAAAACTCGACGACATCGTGCTGCACCCCGTCTGGGGCATAATTATGCTGCTGGTCATCCTGTTTATGGTGTTCCAAGCGGTTTACACATGGGCGGCGCCGATTATGGACGCCATCGAAGGCGGCTTTACCGCGCTGGGCGAATGGATAGGCGCCAACATGGAGCCGGGCATCCTCAGCGACTTGCTCGTCAACGGCGTCATTGCCGGTATGGGCAGCGTGTTGGTGTTCGTGCCGCAGATTACGATTTTGTTCGCCTTCATCCTGCTTTTGGAAGACTCAGGCTACCTGCCGCGTGCGGCTTTCCTGCTGGATAACGTGATGGCGAAAAGCGGCCTGTCCGGACGCTCATTCATCCCGCTCCTGTCGAGTTTCGCCTGTGCCGTTCCCGCCGTTATGTCGGCGCGTACGATTAATGACCCGCGCGAACGCCTCGTTACCATCGCCGTCGCCCCGCTGCTGACCTGCTCCGCGCGGCTGCCCGTTTACGCGCTGATTATCGCCGCCGTCATTCCTAATCGCACCGTAGGCGGGATTTTCAACCTGCAAGGACTGACGCTGTTCATCCTCTATCTCGCAGGCATCCTGTCTGCCGCCTTGGCAGCGTATATCATGAAACGCTTGGCGCGTATGAAAGGCAACGTGCAGCAATTCCCGCTCTTGATGGAGCTGCCGACTTTCCGCACGCCCAACTTCAAACACATCATGACCAGCCTGTGGGACAGGGTAAAAGCCTTCCTCAAACGCGCCGGTACGATTATCTTCGCCCTTGCCGTAGTTTTGTGGGGCTTGGTAAGCTGGCCGCAACCGCCCGCAGGTGCAACAGGCGCGGCAATCGACTACAGCTTGGCGGGTATGCTCGGCCACGCTATCCAACCATTGTTCGCCCCGCTGGGCTTCACTTGGGAAATGTGTATCGCCATGATTCCAGGCATTGCCGCGCGTGAAGTCGTTGTTGCCGCACTGGGTACGGTCTATGCCGTCAGCGCGTCGTCTGAAGACGCCGTACAAAACGCGCTGATTCCGATCATACACAACAACTGGGGCCTGCCGACCGCCTTCGCCTTCCTGGCATGGTATGTGTATGCCCCCATGTGCGCCGCGACATTGGCTGTGATTAAACGCGAAACCAAATCCACAAAAAATATGGTGATGATTACCGGCTATCTGTTCCTGATGGCTTACTTTGCCGCATTTGTGGTTTACCAAATTACTTCAAGGATACTGTGA
- a CDS encoding FeoB-associated Cys-rich membrane protein yields the protein MTQYIIVGLIMLACVFFLLRKFVFKPKKRDCSSGCGKCGGCG from the coding sequence ATGACTCAATATATTATCGTCGGCTTGATTATGCTCGCCTGCGTATTCTTCCTCTTGCGAAAATTCGTATTCAAACCGAAAAAACGCGATTGCAGCAGCGGCTGCGGCAAATGCGGCGGTTGCGGCTGA